CTGTCGGCCAGGGCGCCGTCCTTGCAGCGATGGCGCAGGAGCGGCAGCGGCCAGCGGCCGAGGCAGTCCTCGCAGGGCCGTCCCCCGCGCAGGCAGGTGTAGATCGGGCAGAAAAGCTTGTAGTCGTGCAGCGTGAGGAGCACCGGGATCCCGCGCGCCCGCGCGGGCGCCAGGATGGCCGGCGTCAACTGGTGGTAGATGTTGTGCGCGTGGATGAGCTCCGGCCGGCGCCGCTCGAGCAGGGCGGCGAAGGCGCGCTGCGCGCGCCGGTTGTAGATCGTCGCCAGCGCCTCGCGGCCGCGCTGCGCCAGACTGCGCCGGGCGTGGTGGTCGAGCGCGGGCGCGTAGAGATCGGCGTCCGGCTCCGGTGCATTGCGGGCGTCGGCCATCCCGAAGAAGGAGACCCGGTGGCCCGCCTCGCGCAGGGCCTCGGCCAAGCCCAGGCAGACCAGCTCCGCGCCCCCCTTGGGGTAGAGGAACTTGTTCACCTGGAGGACGTGCATCAGCCCTGTCCTCCCAGGCGCGCGAGCAAACGCCCGTAGCGGGCGGCGAAGCGCTCCGGCGCGTGTTCCTCGGCGAGCCGGCGGCCGTAGGCGCGGCGCGCCGGCAGCGGCGGCAGGGCGTCGAGGTAGCCGTCGATGGCTTCCGCCCAGGCTGCGGGCGCCTCGCCCGCGAGGAGCAGTCCCCGCCCCGCGCCGAGCAGTCCCGGCAGCGCACCGTGCGGCGGGGCGGCGACGGGCAAGCCGCTGATCAGCGCTTCGAGGACGCTCAGCGGCAGGGCCTCTTCCTCGCTGCCGAGGAGGAAGAGATCGAAGTCCGGCAGCAGGGCGGCGACGTCATCGCGGCGGCCGAGCAGGCGCAGGCAATCGCCCAGGCCGAGCGCCGCGGCGTGCGCTTCCAGCCGCGCCCGCTCGGGGCCCTCACCGATCAAAGTGAGGCGCAGGGAGCGCCGCCGCTGCAAGAGGGCCAGCACGTCGAGCAGGCGCTGGAGGCGCTTCTCGGGGCGCAGCGCCGCCACGCAGACGAGTTCGCGGCGGCCGGCCGCGGCCCGCGGCGGCGCCGCCGCCGCGGCGGTGAACGCGGCGAGGCCGGGCACGGGATTGGGGATCGCCGTCCAGTCGCCGCGCGCGAGGCCCTCCCGCTCGGCGAGCGCGCGCTCCTGCCACTGCCCGAGCGTCGCCAGATGGGGACTCAGC
Above is a window of bacterium DNA encoding:
- a CDS encoding glycosyltransferase produces the protein MLASLLTALAADGCRVELCFLKRPGAVGEELLANGLPATVCDLRDTRSPAALLALLRLLRKRQPDLLYIQDHHDCLFWGRLAAGLCGFLPALSPVHSSAQGRLRAFRLPNRLLLGLSPHLATLGQWQERALAEREGLARGDWTAIPNPVPGLAAFTAAAAAPPRAAAGRRELVCVAALRPEKRLQRLLDVLALLQRRRSLRLTLIGEGPERARLEAHAAALGLGDCLRLLGRRDDVAALLPDFDLFLLGSEEEALPLSVLEALISGLPVAAPPHGALPGLLGAGRGLLLAGEAPAAWAEAIDGYLDALPPLPARRAYGRRLAEEHAPERFAARYGRLLARLGGQG